GCACCGCGGGCAGCGTCAAGAACGCCGCCGACAAGCTGCGCGACGAGCGCTTCCTGGTGATCTCCGGGGACGCGCTGACCGACATCGACCTCACCGACATGATCCGGTTCCACGAGCGCAACGGCGCCCTGGTGACCATCGGGCTCAAGCGGGTCCCGAACCCGCTGGAGTTCGGCATCATCATCGTGGACGAGCAGGGCCGGGTGCAGCGCTTCCTGGAGAAGCCCACCTGGGGCCAGGTCTTCTCCGACACCGTCAACACCGGCGTCTACATCATGGAGCCCGAGGTCCTGGACGAGGTCGCCCCCGGCACGCCGGTCGACTGGTCGGGCGACGTCTTCCCCAAGCTCCTGGCCCGCGGGGCGCCGCTGTACGGCTACGTCGCGGGCGGCTACTGGGAGGACGTCGGCACCCACGAGAGCTACCTCAAGGCCCAGGCCGACGCCCTGTCCGGGCGGGTGCGGCTGGACGCCGACGGCTTCGAGATGTCGCCGGGCGTGTGGGTGGCCGAGGGCGCCTCGGTGGACCCCGACGCCATCCTCAAGGGCCCGCTGTACATCGGCGGGTACGCCAAGGTGGAGGCCGGCGCCGAGCTGCGCGAGTACACCGTCCTCGGCGACAACGTGGTGGTCAAGGAGGGGGCGTTCCTGCACCGCGCCGTCGTCCACGACAACGTCTACATCGGCCCGAGCGCCCACCTGCGCGGCTGCGTCGTCGGCAAGAACACCGACATCATGACCGGCGCCCGCATCGAGGAGAACGCCGTCGTCGGCGACGAGTGCGTGATCGAGGCCGAGGCGTACGTCTCCTCCGGGGTGAAGATCTACCCGTTCAAGACCATCGAGGCGGGCGCGGTCGTCAACACCAGCGTGATCTGGGAGTCGCGCGGCCAGCGCAGCCTGTTCGGCCCGCGCGGGGTCTCCGGCCTGGTCAACGTCGAGATCACCCCGGAGCTGTGCGTGCGCCTCGCCAGCGCCTACGCCACCACCCTGAAGAAGGGCGCCTCGGTCATCACCTCGCGCGACGCCTCCCGCGCCGCCCGCGCGTTCAAGCGCGCCGTGATCAGCGCGCTCAACGCCGGCGCGATCAACGTGCTGGACCTGGAGGCCGCGCCCCTGCCCGTCGCGCGCTTCCACACCTCCAACGAGAGCGCCTCGGGCGGCATCGCCCTGCGCACCACCCCGGGCGACCCGCAGAGCGTCGACATCGTCTTCATGGACGAGAACGGCGCCGACCTGTCGCAGAACGCCCAGCGCAAGCTGGAGCGGGTCTTCTCCCGCCAGGAGTTCCGGCGCGCCTTCCCCGGCGAGATCGCCGAGCTGAGCTTCCCCGCCAGGGCCGTGGAGGACTACACCCGCGAACTGCTGCGCTGGGTGGACATGTCGGGCGTCAGGGACGCCGAGATGAAGGTCGTGGTCGACTGCGCCGGCGGCACCTCGGCCCTGGTGCTGCCCAGCCTGCTCGGCCGGGTCGGGGTGGACGTCCTGACCGTCAACAACCGCCTGGACGAGTTCTCGCCGACCGAAACCCTGGCCGAGCGGCGCAGGGACCTGCAGCGGCTGGCCGAGCTCGTCGGGTCCTCGCGGGCCGCCTTCGGGGTCCGCTTCGACCCGGTCGGCGAGCGCATCTCCCTGGTGGACGAGATGGGCCAGCTCATCAGCGAGGAGCGCGCCCAGCTCGTCGTGCTGGACCTGGTGGCGGCCGAGCGGCGCGGCGGCCGGGTGGCGCTGCCGGTGACCACCACGCGCGTCGCCGAGCAGGTGTGCCGCTTCCACGGCGCCCAGGTGCAGTGGACCTCCACGGCCCTGGACGCCCTCACCTCCGCCGCCGCCGACCCCGAGCTGATCTTCGCCGCGGACGGGCGCGGCGGGTTCATCGTCCCGGAGTTCGCCCCCACCGTGGACGGCCTGGCCGCGTTCCTGCGCCTGCTCGGCCTCGTGGCGCGCACGCGGCTCTCCCTCAGCCAGATCGACGCGCGCATCCCCCAGGCCAAGATGCTCAAGCGCACCGTCCCGACCCCGTGGGCGGCCAAGGGGGCCGTCATGCGCTCGGTCGTCGAGGCCGCCGACGGCCACCGCCTGGACACCACCGACGGCGTGCGGGTGATCGAGGAGGACGGCGGCTGGGCGCTCATCCTGCCCGACCCCTCCGAGGCCGTCACCCACCTGTGGGCCGAGGGGGACGACCTGGACGTCGCCCAGGCCCTCCTGGAGCGCTGGGCCCGCGTGGTCGAGCACGCGGTCGGCACCTGACCCCCGCGGCCGGGGTGCGATCCACCGCGAAACCATCGATTCCGGTCACATTCGAACGGCGCGCCGCATGGACCACAGGGCTGCGCGGGCGGTAGCTTTGGACCGGCGTGGCGAGCCGGGCAGGAGCGAGAAAGGGGCGAAGCGGAACATCGTGGGCGCGGCGCGCACGGCGAGCGCCGGTCAGGAGCACCGCCGGCCCCCCGGAGCGAGAGCCCGAGCGAGCCCCGCTAGTATGTCCGAACCCGCGAGCATGCCCTCATCTTGACCTTTGTGACTC
This portion of the Sphaerisporangium krabiense genome encodes:
- a CDS encoding mannose-1-phosphate guanyltransferase; translation: MKAVVMAGGEGTRLRPMTANQPKPLLPVVNRPIMEHVLRLLKRHGFTETVVTVQFLAALVRNFFGDGDELGMSLHYATEEIPLGTAGSVKNAADKLRDERFLVISGDALTDIDLTDMIRFHERNGALVTIGLKRVPNPLEFGIIIVDEQGRVQRFLEKPTWGQVFSDTVNTGVYIMEPEVLDEVAPGTPVDWSGDVFPKLLARGAPLYGYVAGGYWEDVGTHESYLKAQADALSGRVRLDADGFEMSPGVWVAEGASVDPDAILKGPLYIGGYAKVEAGAELREYTVLGDNVVVKEGAFLHRAVVHDNVYIGPSAHLRGCVVGKNTDIMTGARIEENAVVGDECVIEAEAYVSSGVKIYPFKTIEAGAVVNTSVIWESRGQRSLFGPRGVSGLVNVEITPELCVRLASAYATTLKKGASVITSRDASRAARAFKRAVISALNAGAINVLDLEAAPLPVARFHTSNESASGGIALRTTPGDPQSVDIVFMDENGADLSQNAQRKLERVFSRQEFRRAFPGEIAELSFPARAVEDYTRELLRWVDMSGVRDAEMKVVVDCAGGTSALVLPSLLGRVGVDVLTVNNRLDEFSPTETLAERRRDLQRLAELVGSSRAAFGVRFDPVGERISLVDEMGQLISEERAQLVVLDLVAAERRGGRVALPVTTTRVAEQVCRFHGAQVQWTSTALDALTSAAADPELIFAADGRGGFIVPEFAPTVDGLAAFLRLLGLVARTRLSLSQIDARIPQAKMLKRTVPTPWAAKGAVMRSVVEAADGHRLDTTDGVRVIEEDGGWALILPDPSEAVTHLWAEGDDLDVAQALLERWARVVEHAVGT